aagtgtggctttcagagtctgttattacgggcgttaaaacaaagtttagattaaaatcatatttaatacaccttaaaaccgtaccataaaaatatccagcaaccacagtgttgcttagtcccgttttgttcggaaaaaaagggaggacaaaagtttccgaaagacaaaactgtctcaaaacacagacattcattgccccgtaacgcataattgccataattaatttcaggtattgcaaaatattcacaaaattattctaattataaataaacccgcgtagctcacccaaaaactatgagatttgacatttcggagacctcacgctacactagcgcctctagcggcgaattcattcgcgatagccctcattgtttgcATGCCAACGTGCCGTCCGACCACGCCAAAACTTGACGCAAACATAATAGCGGAAATGCAACTGTAAAGAGGCCCCGCAAGGTTTACTGTCACGTTGCCCATGCCCGATAtgatcaaaacaaaaacaaaaaaactgttGGTAAGTCCGTGCCTTAAACTGAACCAAGAAAGGcgtaagttaaattttacttcattgaaAATTTACATTATCTCGTGGAAGAACATTTCAATTTGAAATGCTGACGCTGTAGTGTAGACTTTATAGCGGATGTAAGCGTCACCTGTTTACAACTGAGTTCGTTGCCATTTTGCCGAGTAACCTGAGTTTTGTTGCACTATGCCAAGGTTCTTTTTCGTTTGCTTATTTGATGTCCTGCTTCATTCATGTTgctaaggaaaacatcgtttgaaaatacatttgaataaGCAATTTTATGAAAACAGCCTAAGAATAGATAATAAGTTctaaaacttgttttaaaagTCTCATAGGATATCGTGTCCTCATCTTGCAAAACAaaatcatacatacataaatgaaAAGGGCACACAACTATTCAATAATGATTAATTTTCTTCCCTATCAAGACGTCAATTCCGACTACAGTCTTGTCCATAATAGGCGGAACGGAAAGATGACATACAAATTATCACTAATAAAGCTCGTAATAACAAAGTCATACTTATGATAACTTATCACTGTCATAACATTATTAATGGCAAGGAGCATAACAATAATTTACAAACAGTTAGTTAAAAATGCAGGATGCTAATAAAAGTAAGTGAGAGATAAAGTAAccaatttacaaataaaaatagaacatccgtttgaaattCCTTTAATGAGATGAGACATTAAGAAATGAATACGGTCCATCATATCCGTGATCCGTCAACAGTAATTTctcagaataaaaagtaactgCCCggaaaaaacgccgacaaaacgCCGCATATTagtatgtagaaaaaaatactgatcaaaacgaatccaaacacgatatatctgctatagttttatcaagagtgtacctaacTACCTACTAGTGttttggatatcctggctgcagcatcaggccgagaattccatagtCTTGCATAGTTTTATAGcgtaaaatatgtttaaaagtaaagtaaatacccattatgcgtctaaaattcctaccgcagcgaacaaaagagctgatcttgaaacggctgaaccgattttgacaaaacatgtctaagaaccatcgctagtaaACCtgcattcaataaaaaaaaaacacattcaaatcggtccacccgtttaagagctacggtgctacagacagacacacagacacacttaCTTAGCgatgaaacttataacacccctcttttcgcgtcgggggttaaaaaattgactataattataattaactttaCTCAGACGGATGACGTCACTAAGTTGAGTCATTTGCTACTGGGTAATACCACAGAACCGTACTAAGTAATCGTTGATCGGAGACAGAACCGGACAAAGTATAGCTCATTTGCTGCCAGTCTGTATTTAGATATGGAGTTCGTATCACGCTCTATTGCAAATTTCGGGGCGAAGTTATTTAATGTAAGTATAAACACTGTATTGACTGATAACGCTGTGGCCTTGACGTTTGCATCAtcgtttgttattgtttttgttgttttattttgctttttcaAAATACTAAGTTGCTTGAATTAATCAGgcggtagaccatatatttggctaatggtactTGATAATGGCCAAATtattcgagtttttttttaacttttgataTTTTCCTCTCGTACTTAAACTACAtgatgaaatttaaaatttaatgatatttgaCTAACAAAGTGtggagaaaaattacaaatgggAGAAGTGACCTTATCTGCTCGTGCGATTTTCTTTAAATCCAGCATTTTGCAGGAAGCAAATTCGATGGAACCTACAGTATGCTCTCCGCTGTCAGTTGAGATGGTGATGGCGATGTTGGCTCTTGGCTGCAAGGAAAAGTCTAACGCAGAAATACTCAGAACCCTGGGCATTCCTGACGATGATGTTGTGAGTATTAATGAAGCAGGAGCtttattaatattcaaaatcaaaatcaaaatcaaaatcatttattcagtaaataggccgcaatgggcacttttacacgtcattttttaaaactaccagcgctttcggaaagaccatcattgccaagaagaatgcgccgcaagaaacttggcagaaagacattttttcaacataaaataattacaaataaaatacttaaaaactacagtatacaatgaaataaaagaaaatacaaaaaataataataataatacagggatgtatggggtcccttagttacaaaactaaactctaactataatctacgttcagtggaagtgtagactgcttccaccgtcataaattaaaaaataataataattataataataataatttaattctgaaatttacatttcaggtcaagtaaccattaaacttttggattccgaaggcaagctcacgtctgccgcccccaaagttagctcacacgaactcatgtcatgctctgaaagcagagcggtaccgagtgcatggtattgcttccgttcccataagctctatgggatcgtcttgggagcttcgacgtcgcgggcctgtgactagaaattaaactaaaaatatacacgtttaaaatccataagcttaacaatatacagccttaaatatagcaaggggatgtataaagtccctgagttaataataaattactatatagcaaggggatgtagaaagtccctgagttaacaataaataaaattcctaatctaaataattcgattcgactcgatattcttgtgtgtatacaatatcacatcatgtatatactgtgaagctactgtgaggatgtttatctccttgaagcgttctcttagtgaatctcgggagccaggttgtagatagaccggactgccctcttctgtagaatgaagatagtttctatgtcggctgccttgccccaaatcagcataccataggacattatgctgtgaaaataaactgaaataaactagccgggcagtttcaacgttggtaaattgtctgattcttcgtacagcataggcggcagagctcaatctaccagcaagaccagaaatatgcgggctccattgtaaattacgatccaacgtaagaccaagaaaaacagtctcatgcacaagtttcagattctctccgtttaaggaaatagttgtttcaaactgtctcacattaggcaacgaaaattttattacacttagttttagctgcatttagtaataaattgtttagcggtgaaccagtttagcgcctctgctaaagtctcattgatgtgggtggatcttcttgttgcctgtttactttgaatatcaaagaagtatcatctgcaaacaatactatgttaaattagtaataagtatttattaattcCCAGTGAAAAATAGGTAGACGCTCATGCTTTGGCTTGCATGCTTCTGTACCACATTTCTTTAGAATTTGACATCCTTATACCAGCAGAGCTTCTTGCTCAAAAAATTACAAGCTGCAAGCATAAACACAATTCAGGACAATTCCGGATTCTGACACAatgtagaaataataaatagcaCAATCATCTTTTTTTTCAGCTCCTTGCATCATTTGCATACATCAAATCTACTCTTAAATCTATCAGGGGCGCTACCTTAAATGTAGCTAAtaaaatctatataaaaaatTGTGCAGAACTGAAGCCAGGCGTAAAGAAAGACTATGAAGAAATATTCGAGTCGAGTATAGAACATATAGATTTTAGTGTTCAAGGAGCTGCTGCTAATGCCATTAAAAATTGGGTGAGATAGCAATGTATCATTTAGCAATAAGTCAACATTCATCCCTGTCATTATTAGTTATCTTCTAACTATCATTATCTATTCAGTCTGTACTACTATCTGATTTCATTAAGAATTATGAAAACCCGGTTTAAACTGGCATGAAACCTGAAAATTGCATTTTCTAACTTCAGTAGTAGCTAAacttttacattaattaaatttaaagcaaTTAGTCTTGTGACAAAATAAGAAGCCACAAAGTGCTTATGGTGGTGataattactattttataatttggtgtgctttactttaaaattttactcTTTGCATATTTTCCAGTTCAGAGAACAAACAAATAGTAACACCTCCCTTGGTGCGGTTTTGGATGATAATACTCGTTTGGTGCTCGTCAATGTGATTTACTTCCAGGTAGGAGAattattggtttttaattttagtgtcatattctagaaagatttataaaaagtacttaattttaacGATGAAAATGGGTACTACGTTGTCCTATTTTTAAAATCCACGTGTAGTTAAATAATTCTTCTTAGCagcttttttatatttgatataAGTTCtgtaaaatcaaatatttttaaaagtattattcacaatttatcattaaaattattttcaagggcGTGTGGGAAAAACCGTTTGACACAAGACTTTACACGTATAGTCTCTTCCATACATCACGAAACACCACAACTGAAGTTTTTTTGATGAAAATCCCTAAAACATGGTTCAAATATGGAGTCAGCCTAGAACTAAACGCAAGGGTGAGTTAAACGCTATTCAAACCAAAGTTAGAAGTGAACAAAGTTTTAGTTATATATAGTAGTTCATCTTCTTAAGGTAAAACTATATTTCCAGTTGAGGAAtgaagtatttttatttgtttattacttatttcaaATTCAACTTCAACTGCTACTCTTTTCATAATGTTTTTCCTAGAAGTTGTAATAGTACGGTATACTTGATCTCAGATTTTTTGAGCGGTGAAAGCTCGTGCATTTAAGCTATGTCTAATAGAGCTTCTATGAATTCCTCTCTTTTCAATGCCCATTGTATGTCTTTACCTATACCAATTTGGTAAAAACTTCCAATGCAAACCTTTTTAATGGTGAATTGATTGAATAACGCTGTATTATTAAcagcaaaacatttgaaataaaaataaactataacaaatcattttttatattgtttagctATTACAGTTGAACTTTGAAGGTGGTGAAGCTAGCATGGTGATTGTTCTGCCAGACGAAGCCGTCGGTTTGGATGCAATGATACAGAAGCTTGACTCAGGTCACAACATTATGGCTGACATCGAAACCCTAAGGAACACTGAGCTGGAAGTGATGATGCCAAGATTCGACGAACAAACAACATCACACTTGAATTTGGTGTCACTATTGCTTAAGGTAAGAACTTCTCGACTGATATTTTAGATATAGAAGTCTTAAGCGATGAAAATGAGAAATATGATGAAGTTCTTGTCGTTATGAATTCAATGATATATAATTAGACCCTTCGAAATGAGAACTTCTAGACAGAAGAAACGAGTGTAATTAAAAGAGAGAgcgtcaatattattttataatctcTAGCATAATGCCGTCAACATATCAGGGATAAATTATAGAACAATGAGaagtttaagtatttatttaaccgTAAGATATTTCAGCAAGCAACAAAAGATACTGATGCAGTAAATAATAAGATCATAAGAAGCTGAATTGTAGTTGAAGCTAAATAATGATAAAGCGGGAAAATGGATCtaactgaaaaacagcgttgtggttTAACGCAACATTATGTTGAGTGTGCCCAAAATTCATACTATTGgatgtttatgtttaattattctttatattccatactcgtaaataaatattttttctctctctctctttctatcTCTCTACGATGTTCTATACTGAATGAAAAGTCTGCGCTATTGTTATGCACAACTCATTTGTTAACATCGAATCATTGTTTCAGCTTGGTATTAGATCCATCTTTGATGAAAGAAAATCAGAAGTCAACATGTTTAGGACAAACAATGATCTATATGGTTCCAAAGCGGGCCAAGCTATCTTAATTCAGGTGGACGACAGAGAGAGCACTAGAACCGCTGATTGTTCTGCTGATTCTTCTAGTAAGTATTTTTGGAATAAATTAGTTGCTGGTTCCGTCACATGGACATATTGTAAGAGAAACTGTTGCACCTCGGCCATAGTTTTACCTCGGACAGTcgtctaaatttaaattttccggtattattttaatatcatgtGCTATGTCATTTGAACCGTCGGCAGAAACGCAAACGCTGAATGAGCTGTGTCATgtatcatgaaaataaaaatcctttTACAAAGGCACCATTTTTGAACTTTAaatgaagcttattttttttatttttcgtaataaatttaaaacatataaagatcattaaaatttaatattctattaataaaattcaaaatgttgAAGTTGCGTTTATTAGCTACGGAATAAAAGGGCTGTTTCAGCCTAAACCTAAATCGATGTGCGTTTTTGGAcgcatttttaccaaaaaaaacgccagcaacaataaaaataaaaacgcccgaaaaaaaacgctgcttgaaaagacaattaaaaagtaaaaaataattatgcgctacctagctgttgcccgcgacttcatctgcgaagaattcgtttatctctatcccgcggggactatgctgatttcccgcaaaattagcctaagttaatttagtataaagtatcgagtaatatttttttatctaagcgttgtcggtgtcgggggaccgctaaggttaacatgaaactaaataatatgttgttttttttaaagtattaaccttagcgatCCCCCGACACCGGccacgcttagataaaaaatattactagatactttatactaaattaacttaggctaattttgcgggaaatcagcatagtccccgcgggatagagataaacgaattcttcgcagatgaagtcgcgggcaacagctaggtagcgcataattattttttactttttaattgtcttttcaagcagcgttttttttcgggcgtttttatttttattttagctggcgttttttaagtcaggggttttttaaattttaaatttaagttttcatttcatgttttttaaactttgatatatattttttaaagtgtactattggtttggatatcctggctgcagcatcagctcatcttgttgccaccattgcattgtatgtagaatcaaatactgatcaaaaggaatcaaacacgacatatctgctattatattttcaagagtatactggtgtgctggatatcctggctgtagcatcagctcgtcgtgttgccaccactgcattgtatgtagaatcaattactgatcaaacgattccaaacacgacatatgtgctattatttttattgagtgTACtaactagtgtgctggatatcctggctgtagcatcagctcatcgtgttgccaccattgcattgtatgtagaatcaaatactgatcaaaaggaattaaacacgacatatctgctattatttttttcaagagtTATAccggtgtgctgaatatcctggctgcagcatcagctcgtcatgttgccaccactgcattgtatgtagaatcaattactgatcaaaacgaatccaaacacgacatatgtgctattatttttaacccccgacgaaaaagaggggtgttataagtttgaccgctatgtgtgtgtgtctgtgtgtctgtgtgtctgtgtgtctgtctgtggcaccgtagctcttaaacgggtggaccgatttgaatgcggttttttttatttgaaagctggttttctagcgatggatcttagacatgatttatcaaaatcggttcagccgtttcaagatcatcagctcttttgttcgctgcggtaggaatcttagacgcataatggatatttactttactttcaaacatatttgggacctaaaatttgaaacacccatgaatacaatatagctatgcaagattatagagttctcggcctgatgctgcagccaggatatccagaacactagtaggtacactcttaataaaactatagcagatatatcgtgtttgggttcgttttgttcagtatttgattctacaaacaatgcaatggtggcaacaggatgagctgatgctgcagccaggatatccagcacaaatagtacactctaaaaaaaaaatagcacataTGNNNNNNNNNNNNNNNNNNNNNNNNNNNNNNNNNNNNNNNNNNNNNNNNNNNNNNNNNNNNNNNNNNNNNNNNNNNNNNNNNNNNNNNNNNNNNNNNNNNNGTGCGAAAAATATGATGCTAAATTCTTTACAATTCCCaggccctctaattctgagaggaagcctgtgcccagcagtgagataTATACGCTGAGATGATGACCATTAATCGGATTCTGCAGATCTCCAATCCCTTTCAACGGAACCACACATTTAACATGCTTTTCTCCAgttacaataactctttattccCTAAACACAACACCGGTTTCCCCACTAATCTCGACCTTTCGATTGTTTGAATTTAACTTGTTGCGTGCAGTTGCAgggcaaaataaaattacgtcTTCTAGGATTTTTTTGGAAAGTCCAATTTTAAATTCATAGGATTATGGTTCACAGATTTTAATAGAAATTCTAAAAGGTTTTGGTTCTGTCTGtggcccacgactccgtccgcgtagaattcgtttatcgctctcccgcgggaattatgcaattttccgggataaaatttattttcggGGACTTAAactactatctgtataccgaactttatctaaatcggttcagcggtttagtaacaaacagacttacaaactttcgtattctACTAATTCCTACTAATATGTCCTACtatttcctactaatattataaatgcaaaagtttgtaagtgtttgtttgtatgtttatttgtttgttacttcatcacgtctaaactgctgaaccgattcagatgaagttcggtatacagatatacGTCCCAAGATAGGaaataggatagcttttatcccggaaaattgcatagttcccgcgggatagtgaaaagcGAATTtagcgcggacggagtcgcgggtaacggctagtttataatattagtgggatacaaATAAAGTCACGTAATAACGACCAAATGTACTTTAACCCTAACAAGAAGTTAGCAGAAAGTGGTAAGCAGGGAGTCGgggatattttaaataaaataaaataaactaaaggtATCTCTCTTGCACTGCAACATGCCACTattagtaaaataaacaaaggtaGAGAAATGCAAACACACCTCATTTACGAGCATTCAAACTGGTTAATCGTTTTAGAATTGATGCAACCTTTACAGTTTGTACAAGGTTTAGACGCTATAAGTAATCCACGAAATTGAAGAAATTTCTTAGCATATTTTGCCGAATCTCAAATCATTTactagataaatacataatgcGGAAATTAAATCTCGTTCTAGCACACATATAGCCGAATTAAGGAGGCGATTTTACCtatataaaaacacacaaatgtGTTTTGTAGGCACCTACAAAACCTATCTTACCACCAAACATATCAAACCATAATAAACATAACAACAACAAAATGCATACCTAAATGTTGAAAAGCATGACGTTTAATACCGTAACACTAATTTAACGCAAGACTTCGCTAAGTATAATAATTTAAGTTGTATTATGATCGAAACGCATACTAACATTTGATAATACGAGggcataatatataatatcatttaacatAGTTAAGTAAGACGCTCGCGatagcaatcaaatgacagatttcgcttacaaaaactgtcatttgattgtgatcgcgagcgccagaagcGGTAAGCAATAGGGCCTCAGAGTTCGATTTACTCTATTCTATTAATCttatttttaaacgacttcaaaaaagaaggaggctctatgttccaatgtgtgtatctttagggttccggagccaaaatccctatagtgtggggtatctttggataggtcttttaaaaagggtttgctgagacgatttttcgattcagtgagtTGTTTGCGTaataatcaactttaaagtgcaaattttaattaaaatcgagcgcccccccccccccctctaaaatctaaaccggtgggtggaaaagtttgaaaaaattcaggagagtagtaagtatatcaaactttcaaggaaaactaaaacggctaagtttgcatgagaattattagtaggtagtttaagagtaaatagcagcctaaggtataaaatatgccaaaacttgtaagattccgtataaaatacgaaattcttggaaaaatattacttatttttttcgcaatggctacggaaccctatttcgtgcgtgtccgacacgctcttgggcggttttttttttaacttaatgtGAAAAACTTTTAACTAATACTTCAATCTACAACagctgggcccaattgcataaataacaaattacaagcgaattcaataatattagcgattttgtattgaaattcactaatactatttgcttttAATTTGTTCTGCAATGAGGgccaaagagtagtataatatacggggaaaagagagccctctctcgtctcattcatgcagactgttttgaagcgccgtctgcatttcctaactagtaccattgatgtatatatccatccatacgtatagctattaatagtcacaggtattcttttactttactggatttgcttcccagctcaaaccacataaaaactaaaaacagggctgcaaagagaagtgagaccgcttgaattcagtcttcttaagtttaaaccagcctcaattttccgtttgcagcactgtctttactttttatgtggacgatgtgcacgagtttcgattgcaacgtagccatcttgttccttgttgagcgcgaatagacgcctggcctgacatagaNNNNNNNNNNNNNNNNNNNNNNNNNNNNNNNNNNNNNNNNNNNNNNNNNNNNNNNNNNNNNNNNNNNNNNNNNNNNNNNNNNNNNNNNNNNNNNNNNNNNAGCAACGACCTCACTTGTAAACAAACATGGCGGCCTGCAGCTGGTCGACGcggaaaaacaatatttattctagtttacataacagacagacacggaAAATGCTGGTACAATACGTCGTGCGATACTTTAGACGGCGGGTGCTAAATTCCATGTCCAAGCGTTTGAGATTTCGAGATATTGTACCGATCCCGCGggattatcgggataaaatctagtCTTGTATTATTTCAggcgtccagctatctacgtatcaaatttcatccttaGCCGTCAAACCGTTTTagttagcgtgaaggagtaacacacatacacaacacCCGCACATACACACACTCTCGAATTTATAGTATTTAGTatgataataagtttttggaaaaaaaaacatttgtaatacaaacttttttcgctgactgtactttgttgactgtacttgcattgtcacccaaactagatttgcatactaaatttcaagtcgatgccattaaccgttgaagagttccgtcctgcggagacgatcctggccggactaccaggatgtcaaaccagattattgtattgtcacgcaatttatataagtatgccaGATTTCAAAACAATCcaactactagaagtgggtcaaatttaacttgcaagatttaccCCCCACATACACATATGTAGATACATACCTACAATATGGTATCCAATCACTTAGCAATAAACGTTTCAACAAACTTTTGCAAACTTTTGTTCCACAAATTGATCATTTCACGAACTATTTATTAGACAAAccatcatttatcaaatcattatttggcaaacaattcatttattattttcgtcatttGGCAAAACCACTTTTGTCAAACCAACGTTTGGCAAAaacgtttaataaaatgtatcattTGATAAACACAAGCATAATAATTTAGATGTGCCTGTAGCTCAGGTTAACTTGGTTAagaattaggttaggttagactcTAAGAAATAACGAACTACTGCCagtacagtaggttaggttgggttagaactGCTACCCATAGAAAAATTAACTATAGTtcgttgggttaggttagatagACTGCGACCTTAAGAAATCCGAAACAAAAACGAGCTACCAAGTCCTactcatttatttaaatgtcaTGTAACTCGTTtgtcaaataatcatttattaattgATGTTTTGTGAAATGACTAGTTTGAAAAATGAGTTGTTTGGGtaatggatatttttttaatgatgattTATCATATGACGTATTTGTAAAGtgacaaaattgttaaaaatatatttatcaaaGGATCATTTTAATATGAGCAGTTTGTGATATGAAGCGGTTgtgaaatgaatagtttgtgaaacgttgtttgtgaaatgatcatttgttaaacgttgtttgccaaatgatagtAAAGCATACaatatacattgcaagttaaataaaaaataaaagcttttaaaaagcgATAATTTCACGTACATAATTGTATCATTGAAATTTCCTCGAATTCTCGTTAACCTTGGCAAAGCCAGACAACAGTAAAAACCAACTGCCTACATAAGAAACTTTCCCTACAAAACAAACAGCCATATGCCAACTTTAACTGTGCTGAAAATTTATCCGTATCTAAAGAGTTTAGAGTTTCAACTCGATTGTGCCGTATCTGTACATGTGCCACTTCTGTCATTGAGTCACTGTCTGTTTTATAAACGAGTTCGTTGCCACTCCGCCAATTTACCTGAGTTCTGTTGCACTAAGTCAAGGTTATTTTTCGTTTGTTTGTGATAGGTACATCTGTATTCATTTTGTTAACCGGATGAGGAATAGTATGAGTCAACGAATACTCCCTGGTAAACAAAAACATTGCGCAAACCTGTAATCGTGGAAGTCATCAAGGTCTTTGCCCTATATTTGGTTATAGTTTCTAATACGATGTTAAAATTGATTTCGATATTTGTAGTGGACGGCTATGAGATACATATAATGTCACAAATTCATCATTTAATCATCATAccccaataaataaaataaaaataaaatcttggcCTATTACGTCCTACtgcaggacacaggcctcctctcagaatgggagggctcggacccacgcgggtccagttaagaacttcacacacactgttttcctttaccgtaaatctcgtggtaaTTTCAAGTGTAATCCACGTAAATCTGGTAAAACTTAGAGACTGAGTGCCGAAAAACTACTTGAGAAGACATAATACTTGAGAGTTAAtagtaaaacttaaaaaaatgacacaaaaattAGCGATCTAAAAAAGTAAAGTGGATGgaaattaaaatgtcatattatttatttgatggcGAAGGCCTACTCGTATGCCAAACAGTAGACGCCCtacgactgatgatgatgatgattatgattattatttagaaattcATCAACA
This portion of the Choristoneura fumiferana chromosome 14, NRCan_CFum_1, whole genome shotgun sequence genome encodes:
- the LOC141434833 gene encoding alaserpin-like is translated as MKIPKTWFKYGVSLELNARLLQLNFEGGEASMVIVLPDEAVGLDAMIQKLDSGHNIMADIETLRNTELEVMMPRFDEQTTSHLNLVSLLLKLGIRSIFDERKSEVNMFRTNNDLYGSKAGQAILIQVDDRESTRTADCSADSSSKYFWNKLVAGSVTWTYCKRNCCTSAIVLPRTVV